From Microtus ochrogaster isolate Prairie Vole_2 unplaced genomic scaffold, MicOch1.0 UNK186, whole genome shotgun sequence, the proteins below share one genomic window:
- the Cpsf6 gene encoding cleavage and polyadenylation specificity factor subunit 6 isoform X1 translates to MADGVDHIDIYADVGEEFNQEAEYGGHDQIDLYDDVISPSANNGDAPEDRDYMDTLPPTVGDDVGKGAAPNVVYTYTGKRIALYIGNLTWWTTDEDLTEAVHSLGVNDILEIKFFENRANGQSKGFALVGVGSEASSKKLMDLLPKRELHGQNPVVTPCNKQFLSQFEMQSRKTTQSGQMSGEGKAGPPGGSSRAAFPQGGRGRGRFPGAVPGGDRFPGPAGPGGPPPPFPGNLIKHLVKGTRPLFLETRIPWHMGHSIEEIPIFGLKAGQTPPRPPLGPPGPPGPPGPPPPGQVLPPPLAGPPNRGDRPPPPVLFPGQPFGQPPLGPLPPGPPPPVPGYGPPPGPPPPQQGPPPPPGPFPPRPPGPLGPPLTLAPPPHLPGPPPGAPPPAPHVNPAFFPPPTNSGMPTSDSRGPPPTDPYGRPPPYDRGDYGPPGREMDTARTPLSEAEFEEIMNRNRAISSSAISRAVSDASAGDYGSAIETLVTAISLIKQSKVSADDRCKVLISSLQDCLHGIESKSYGSGSRRRERSRERDHSRSREKSRRHKSRSRDRHDDYYRERSRERERHRDRDRDRDRERDREREYRHR, encoded by the exons ATGGCGGACGGTGTGGACCACATAGACATTTACGCGGATGTGGGCGAAGAGTTCAATCAG GAGGCGGAATATGGTGGACATGATCAGATAGATTTGTACGATGATGTCATCTCTCCGTCTGCAAATAATGGTGATGCCCCAGAAGACCGGGACTACATGGATACTCTTCCACCGACTGTTGGTGATGATGTGGGGAAAGGAGCAGCACCAAACGTTGTCTATACGTACACTGGAAAGAGAATTGCATTATATATTGGAAATCTAACATGG TGGACAACAGATGAGGACTTAACTGAAGCAGTTCATTCTTTGGGAGTAAACGATATTTTGGAGATAAAATTTTTTGAGAATCGGGCAAATGGACAATCAAAGGG ATTTGCCCTTGTTGGTGTTGGATCTGAAGCATCTTCCAAAAAGTTAATGGATCTGTTGCCTAAAAGAGAACTTCATGGTCAGAATCCTGTCGTGACTCCGTGCAATAAGCAATTCCTGAGTCAGTTTGAGATGCAGTCCAGGAAAA CTACACAATCAGGACAGATGTCTGGGGAAGGTAAAGCTGGTCCTCCAGGAGGCAGTTCCCGTGCAGCATTCCCACAAGGTGGTAGAGGACGGGGCCGTTTTCCAGGGGCTGTTCCCGGTGGGGACAGATTTCCTGGGCCAGCAGGACCAGGAGGGCCACCTCCACCTTTCCCAG GAAATTTGATCAAGCATCTTGTTAAAGGAACTCGGCCTTTGTTCCTGGAAACTAGGATTCCATGGCATATGGGGCACAGCATAGAGGAAATACCCATTTTTGGCCTAAAag CCGGACAGACTCCACCACGTCCACCATTGGGTCCTCCAGGCCCACCTGGTCCACCAGGTCCTCCACCTCCTGGTCAGGTCCTGCCACCTCCTCTGGCAGGACCTCCCAATCGAGGAGACCGCCCTCCACCACCAGTGCTTTTTCCTGGACAACCTTTTGGGCAACCTCCGTTGGGTCCACTTCCTCCTGGGCCGCCGCCTCCAGTTCCAGGCTATGGCCCTCCTCCTGGCCCACCGCCTCCACAGCAGGGACCGCCTCCACCTCCAGGCCCCTTTCCACCTCGACCACCAGGTCCACTTGGGCCTCCCCTCACACTTGCTCCTCCTCCACACCTTCCGGGACCACCTCCAGGTGCCCCACCACCAGCTCCACATGTGAATCCTGCTTTTTTCCCTCCACCAACTAATAGTGGCATGCCAACGTCAGATAGTCGTGGGCCACCGCCCACAGACCCCTATGGCCGACCTCCACCGTACGATAGGGGTGACTATGGTCCTCCTGGGAG GGAAATGGATACTGCAAGAACTCCATTGAGTGAAGCTGAGTTTGAAGAAATCATGAATAGAAATCGGGCCATCTCAAGCAGTGCTATTTCAAGAGCTGTGTCTGATGCCAGTGCtg GTGATTATGGGAGTGCTATTGAAACACTGGTAACAGCAATTTCTTTAATTAAACAGTCCAAAGTATCTGCAGATGATCGTTGCAAAGTTCTTATTAGTTCTTTGCAAGATTGCCTTCATGGAATTGAGTCCAAGTCCTATGGCTCTGGATCAAG AAGACGTGAACGATCAAGAGAAAGGGACCATAGTAGATCACGGGAAAAGAGTCGGCGTCATAAATCTCGGAGTAGAGATCGTCATGATGATTAttacagagagagaagcagagagagggagagacacagggaTCGGGATCGGGACCGTGACCGGGAGCGAGACCGAGAGCGAGAATACCGTCATCGCTAG
- the Cpsf6 gene encoding cleavage and polyadenylation specificity factor subunit 6 isoform X3, translated as MADGVDHIDIYADVGEEFNQEAEYGGHDQIDLYDDVISPSANNGDAPEDRDYMDTLPPTVGDDVGKGAAPNVVYTYTGKRIALYIGNLTWWTTDEDLTEAVHSLGVNDILEIKFFENRANGQSKGFALVGVGSEASSKKLMDLLPKRELHGQNPVVTPCNKQFLSQFEMQSRKTTQSGQMSGEGKAGPPGGSSRAAFPQGGRGRGRFPGAVPGGDRFPGPAGPGGPPPPFPAGQTPPRPPLGPPGPPGPPGPPPPGQVLPPPLAGPPNRGDRPPPPVLFPGQPFGQPPLGPLPPGPPPPVPGYGPPPGPPPPQQGPPPPPGPFPPRPPGPLGPPLTLAPPPHLPGPPPGAPPPAPHVNPAFFPPPTNSGMPTSDSRGPPPTDPYGRPPPYDRGDYGPPGREMDTARTPLSEAEFEEIMNRNRAISSSAISRAVSDASAGDYGSAIETLVTAISLIKQSKVSADDRCKVLISSLQDCLHGIESKSYGSGSRRRERSRERDHSRSREKSRRHKSRSRDRHDDYYRERSRERERHRDRDRDRDRERDREREYRHR; from the exons ATGGCGGACGGTGTGGACCACATAGACATTTACGCGGATGTGGGCGAAGAGTTCAATCAG GAGGCGGAATATGGTGGACATGATCAGATAGATTTGTACGATGATGTCATCTCTCCGTCTGCAAATAATGGTGATGCCCCAGAAGACCGGGACTACATGGATACTCTTCCACCGACTGTTGGTGATGATGTGGGGAAAGGAGCAGCACCAAACGTTGTCTATACGTACACTGGAAAGAGAATTGCATTATATATTGGAAATCTAACATGG TGGACAACAGATGAGGACTTAACTGAAGCAGTTCATTCTTTGGGAGTAAACGATATTTTGGAGATAAAATTTTTTGAGAATCGGGCAAATGGACAATCAAAGGG ATTTGCCCTTGTTGGTGTTGGATCTGAAGCATCTTCCAAAAAGTTAATGGATCTGTTGCCTAAAAGAGAACTTCATGGTCAGAATCCTGTCGTGACTCCGTGCAATAAGCAATTCCTGAGTCAGTTTGAGATGCAGTCCAGGAAAA CTACACAATCAGGACAGATGTCTGGGGAAGGTAAAGCTGGTCCTCCAGGAGGCAGTTCCCGTGCAGCATTCCCACAAGGTGGTAGAGGACGGGGCCGTTTTCCAGGGGCTGTTCCCGGTGGGGACAGATTTCCTGGGCCAGCAGGACCAGGAGGGCCACCTCCACCTTTCCCAG CCGGACAGACTCCACCACGTCCACCATTGGGTCCTCCAGGCCCACCTGGTCCACCAGGTCCTCCACCTCCTGGTCAGGTCCTGCCACCTCCTCTGGCAGGACCTCCCAATCGAGGAGACCGCCCTCCACCACCAGTGCTTTTTCCTGGACAACCTTTTGGGCAACCTCCGTTGGGTCCACTTCCTCCTGGGCCGCCGCCTCCAGTTCCAGGCTATGGCCCTCCTCCTGGCCCACCGCCTCCACAGCAGGGACCGCCTCCACCTCCAGGCCCCTTTCCACCTCGACCACCAGGTCCACTTGGGCCTCCCCTCACACTTGCTCCTCCTCCACACCTTCCGGGACCACCTCCAGGTGCCCCACCACCAGCTCCACATGTGAATCCTGCTTTTTTCCCTCCACCAACTAATAGTGGCATGCCAACGTCAGATAGTCGTGGGCCACCGCCCACAGACCCCTATGGCCGACCTCCACCGTACGATAGGGGTGACTATGGTCCTCCTGGGAG GGAAATGGATACTGCAAGAACTCCATTGAGTGAAGCTGAGTTTGAAGAAATCATGAATAGAAATCGGGCCATCTCAAGCAGTGCTATTTCAAGAGCTGTGTCTGATGCCAGTGCtg GTGATTATGGGAGTGCTATTGAAACACTGGTAACAGCAATTTCTTTAATTAAACAGTCCAAAGTATCTGCAGATGATCGTTGCAAAGTTCTTATTAGTTCTTTGCAAGATTGCCTTCATGGAATTGAGTCCAAGTCCTATGGCTCTGGATCAAG AAGACGTGAACGATCAAGAGAAAGGGACCATAGTAGATCACGGGAAAAGAGTCGGCGTCATAAATCTCGGAGTAGAGATCGTCATGATGATTAttacagagagagaagcagagagagggagagacacagggaTCGGGATCGGGACCGTGACCGGGAGCGAGACCGAGAGCGAGAATACCGTCATCGCTAG
- the Cpsf6 gene encoding cleavage and polyadenylation specificity factor subunit 6 isoform X4 — protein sequence MADGVDHIDIYADVGEEFNQEAEYGGHDQIDLYDDVISPSANNGDAPEDRDYMDTLPPTVGDDVGKGAAPNVVYTYTGKRIALYIGNLTWWTTDEDLTEAVHSLGVNDILEIKFFENRANGQSKGFALVGVGSEASSKKLMDLLPKRELHGQNPVVTPCNKQFLSQFEMQSRKTTQSGQMSGEGKAGPPGGSSRAAFPQGGRGRGRFPGAVPGGDRFPGPAGPGGPPPPFPAGQTPPRPPLGPPGPPGPPGPPPPGQVLPPPLAGPPNRGDRPPPPVLFPGQPFGQPPLGPLPPGPPPPVPGYGPPPGPPPPQQGPPPPPGPFPPRPPGPLGPPLTLAPPPHLPGPPPGAPPPAPHVNPAFFPPPTNSGMPTSDSRGPPPTDPYGRPPPYDRGDYGPPGREMDTARTPLSEAEFEEIMNRNRAISSSAISRAVSDASAGDYGSAIETLVTAISLIKQSKVSADDRCKVLISSLQDCLHGIESKSYGSGSRRERSRERDHSRSREKSRRHKSRSRDRHDDYYRERSRERERHRDRDRDRDRERDREREYRHR from the exons ATGGCGGACGGTGTGGACCACATAGACATTTACGCGGATGTGGGCGAAGAGTTCAATCAG GAGGCGGAATATGGTGGACATGATCAGATAGATTTGTACGATGATGTCATCTCTCCGTCTGCAAATAATGGTGATGCCCCAGAAGACCGGGACTACATGGATACTCTTCCACCGACTGTTGGTGATGATGTGGGGAAAGGAGCAGCACCAAACGTTGTCTATACGTACACTGGAAAGAGAATTGCATTATATATTGGAAATCTAACATGG TGGACAACAGATGAGGACTTAACTGAAGCAGTTCATTCTTTGGGAGTAAACGATATTTTGGAGATAAAATTTTTTGAGAATCGGGCAAATGGACAATCAAAGGG ATTTGCCCTTGTTGGTGTTGGATCTGAAGCATCTTCCAAAAAGTTAATGGATCTGTTGCCTAAAAGAGAACTTCATGGTCAGAATCCTGTCGTGACTCCGTGCAATAAGCAATTCCTGAGTCAGTTTGAGATGCAGTCCAGGAAAA CTACACAATCAGGACAGATGTCTGGGGAAGGTAAAGCTGGTCCTCCAGGAGGCAGTTCCCGTGCAGCATTCCCACAAGGTGGTAGAGGACGGGGCCGTTTTCCAGGGGCTGTTCCCGGTGGGGACAGATTTCCTGGGCCAGCAGGACCAGGAGGGCCACCTCCACCTTTCCCAG CCGGACAGACTCCACCACGTCCACCATTGGGTCCTCCAGGCCCACCTGGTCCACCAGGTCCTCCACCTCCTGGTCAGGTCCTGCCACCTCCTCTGGCAGGACCTCCCAATCGAGGAGACCGCCCTCCACCACCAGTGCTTTTTCCTGGACAACCTTTTGGGCAACCTCCGTTGGGTCCACTTCCTCCTGGGCCGCCGCCTCCAGTTCCAGGCTATGGCCCTCCTCCTGGCCCACCGCCTCCACAGCAGGGACCGCCTCCACCTCCAGGCCCCTTTCCACCTCGACCACCAGGTCCACTTGGGCCTCCCCTCACACTTGCTCCTCCTCCACACCTTCCGGGACCACCTCCAGGTGCCCCACCACCAGCTCCACATGTGAATCCTGCTTTTTTCCCTCCACCAACTAATAGTGGCATGCCAACGTCAGATAGTCGTGGGCCACCGCCCACAGACCCCTATGGCCGACCTCCACCGTACGATAGGGGTGACTATGGTCCTCCTGGGAG GGAAATGGATACTGCAAGAACTCCATTGAGTGAAGCTGAGTTTGAAGAAATCATGAATAGAAATCGGGCCATCTCAAGCAGTGCTATTTCAAGAGCTGTGTCTGATGCCAGTGCtg GTGATTATGGGAGTGCTATTGAAACACTGGTAACAGCAATTTCTTTAATTAAACAGTCCAAAGTATCTGCAGATGATCGTTGCAAAGTTCTTATTAGTTCTTTGCAAGATTGCCTTCATGGAATTGAGTCCAAGTCCTATGGCTCTGGATCAAG ACGTGAACGATCAAGAGAAAGGGACCATAGTAGATCACGGGAAAAGAGTCGGCGTCATAAATCTCGGAGTAGAGATCGTCATGATGATTAttacagagagagaagcagagagagggagagacacagggaTCGGGATCGGGACCGTGACCGGGAGCGAGACCGAGAGCGAGAATACCGTCATCGCTAG
- the Cpsf6 gene encoding cleavage and polyadenylation specificity factor subunit 6 isoform X2: protein MADGVDHIDIYADVGEEFNQEAEYGGHDQIDLYDDVISPSANNGDAPEDRDYMDTLPPTVGDDVGKGAAPNVVYTYTGKRIALYIGNLTWWTTDEDLTEAVHSLGVNDILEIKFFENRANGQSKGFALVGVGSEASSKKLMDLLPKRELHGQNPVVTPCNKQFLSQFEMQSRKTTQSGQMSGEGKAGPPGGSSRAAFPQGGRGRGRFPGAVPGGDRFPGPAGPGGPPPPFPGNLIKHLVKGTRPLFLETRIPWHMGHSIEEIPIFGLKAGQTPPRPPLGPPGPPGPPGPPPPGQVLPPPLAGPPNRGDRPPPPVLFPGQPFGQPPLGPLPPGPPPPVPGYGPPPGPPPPQQGPPPPPGPFPPRPPGPLGPPLTLAPPPHLPGPPPGAPPPAPHVNPAFFPPPTNSGMPTSDSRGPPPTDPYGRPPPYDRGDYGPPGREMDTARTPLSEAEFEEIMNRNRAISSSAISRAVSDASAGDYGSAIETLVTAISLIKQSKVSADDRCKVLISSLQDCLHGIESKSYGSGSRRERSRERDHSRSREKSRRHKSRSRDRHDDYYRERSRERERHRDRDRDRDRERDREREYRHR, encoded by the exons ATGGCGGACGGTGTGGACCACATAGACATTTACGCGGATGTGGGCGAAGAGTTCAATCAG GAGGCGGAATATGGTGGACATGATCAGATAGATTTGTACGATGATGTCATCTCTCCGTCTGCAAATAATGGTGATGCCCCAGAAGACCGGGACTACATGGATACTCTTCCACCGACTGTTGGTGATGATGTGGGGAAAGGAGCAGCACCAAACGTTGTCTATACGTACACTGGAAAGAGAATTGCATTATATATTGGAAATCTAACATGG TGGACAACAGATGAGGACTTAACTGAAGCAGTTCATTCTTTGGGAGTAAACGATATTTTGGAGATAAAATTTTTTGAGAATCGGGCAAATGGACAATCAAAGGG ATTTGCCCTTGTTGGTGTTGGATCTGAAGCATCTTCCAAAAAGTTAATGGATCTGTTGCCTAAAAGAGAACTTCATGGTCAGAATCCTGTCGTGACTCCGTGCAATAAGCAATTCCTGAGTCAGTTTGAGATGCAGTCCAGGAAAA CTACACAATCAGGACAGATGTCTGGGGAAGGTAAAGCTGGTCCTCCAGGAGGCAGTTCCCGTGCAGCATTCCCACAAGGTGGTAGAGGACGGGGCCGTTTTCCAGGGGCTGTTCCCGGTGGGGACAGATTTCCTGGGCCAGCAGGACCAGGAGGGCCACCTCCACCTTTCCCAG GAAATTTGATCAAGCATCTTGTTAAAGGAACTCGGCCTTTGTTCCTGGAAACTAGGATTCCATGGCATATGGGGCACAGCATAGAGGAAATACCCATTTTTGGCCTAAAag CCGGACAGACTCCACCACGTCCACCATTGGGTCCTCCAGGCCCACCTGGTCCACCAGGTCCTCCACCTCCTGGTCAGGTCCTGCCACCTCCTCTGGCAGGACCTCCCAATCGAGGAGACCGCCCTCCACCACCAGTGCTTTTTCCTGGACAACCTTTTGGGCAACCTCCGTTGGGTCCACTTCCTCCTGGGCCGCCGCCTCCAGTTCCAGGCTATGGCCCTCCTCCTGGCCCACCGCCTCCACAGCAGGGACCGCCTCCACCTCCAGGCCCCTTTCCACCTCGACCACCAGGTCCACTTGGGCCTCCCCTCACACTTGCTCCTCCTCCACACCTTCCGGGACCACCTCCAGGTGCCCCACCACCAGCTCCACATGTGAATCCTGCTTTTTTCCCTCCACCAACTAATAGTGGCATGCCAACGTCAGATAGTCGTGGGCCACCGCCCACAGACCCCTATGGCCGACCTCCACCGTACGATAGGGGTGACTATGGTCCTCCTGGGAG GGAAATGGATACTGCAAGAACTCCATTGAGTGAAGCTGAGTTTGAAGAAATCATGAATAGAAATCGGGCCATCTCAAGCAGTGCTATTTCAAGAGCTGTGTCTGATGCCAGTGCtg GTGATTATGGGAGTGCTATTGAAACACTGGTAACAGCAATTTCTTTAATTAAACAGTCCAAAGTATCTGCAGATGATCGTTGCAAAGTTCTTATTAGTTCTTTGCAAGATTGCCTTCATGGAATTGAGTCCAAGTCCTATGGCTCTGGATCAAG ACGTGAACGATCAAGAGAAAGGGACCATAGTAGATCACGGGAAAAGAGTCGGCGTCATAAATCTCGGAGTAGAGATCGTCATGATGATTAttacagagagagaagcagagagagggagagacacagggaTCGGGATCGGGACCGTGACCGGGAGCGAGACCGAGAGCGAGAATACCGTCATCGCTAG